One genomic segment of Fervidobacterium pennivorans includes these proteins:
- a CDS encoding S8 family peptidase, with protein MKKVALLAVILAVLLVAFSCTNSFEPRFEPRAQGEFKVSEKLGVSGTEEDYVPGEYVVQFEPREDAVKALSSIGAEVVRTYTFSDVQIVTVRTEKPELLNSLPGVKSVDKNYIYRALATPNDTYYRYQWHYNNIKLPQAWDIMKSANVVVAVIDTGVSFTHPDLQGIFVQGYDFVDRDYDPTDPARDASHGTHVIGTIAALTNNGLGVAGVNWGGYGIKIMPIRVLGADGSGTLDNVAAGIRWAVDNGAKIVSMSLGGSGAQVLMDAVKYAYSKNVTLVCAAGNENRSSLSYPAAYVETIAVGATRYDNKRAPYSNYNYTRYYDPYKKAYVYHYLDVVAPGGDTSVDQNGDGYADGVLSTTWTPTDGDIYMFLQGTSMATPHVSAVAAMLYAKGYTTPEAIRSRLIKTAYKIPGYTYNSTGWNKYVGYGLIDAYKALTY; from the coding sequence ACTCATTTGAGCCAAGATTTGAACCACGCGCACAAGGTGAGTTTAAAGTTTCAGAAAAACTTGGCGTGTCCGGAACGGAAGAAGATTACGTTCCTGGAGAATACGTTGTCCAGTTCGAACCAAGAGAAGATGCGGTTAAAGCATTATCAAGCATTGGTGCTGAAGTAGTCAGGACATATACATTTAGCGACGTCCAAATCGTCACGGTAAGAACAGAAAAACCAGAACTTCTTAATTCTCTTCCAGGTGTCAAGTCAGTTGATAAGAACTATATTTACAGAGCACTTGCAACGCCAAATGATACATACTATCGATATCAATGGCACTACAACAACATCAAACTCCCACAGGCATGGGATATCATGAAATCTGCCAACGTCGTTGTAGCAGTTATTGATACAGGGGTTAGCTTTACTCACCCAGACCTTCAGGGCATATTTGTGCAAGGTTATGACTTTGTCGATAGAGATTACGACCCAACAGACCCTGCGCGAGATGCAAGTCATGGAACGCATGTCATTGGAACAATAGCAGCACTCACGAACAACGGCCTTGGTGTTGCCGGTGTGAACTGGGGTGGCTACGGAATAAAGATAATGCCAATTAGAGTTCTTGGGGCAGACGGTTCTGGAACGCTTGACAACGTTGCAGCTGGAATTAGATGGGCTGTTGATAATGGAGCAAAGATAGTTAGCATGAGCCTTGGTGGTAGCGGTGCTCAGGTTCTTATGGATGCTGTAAAATATGCATACAGCAAAAATGTTACCTTAGTTTGTGCAGCTGGAAATGAAAATAGGTCATCACTTTCTTATCCGGCAGCGTACGTTGAAACTATCGCAGTTGGTGCAACAAGGTATGACAACAAACGCGCTCCTTATTCCAACTACAATTACACGAGATATTATGATCCGTACAAGAAAGCTTATGTATATCACTACCTTGATGTTGTTGCCCCTGGTGGAGATACAAGTGTCGACCAGAATGGCGACGGATATGCTGACGGGGTTCTTAGCACAACATGGACACCCACAGACGGAGACATTTACATGTTCCTCCAAGGTACTTCAATGGCAACACCACATGTTTCAGCAGTTGCAGCTATGCTTTACGCAAAAGGATACACAACCCCTGAAGCTATCCGAAGCAGACTTATTAAAACGGCTTATAAGATTCCTGGGTACACATACAATTCGACAGGGTGGAATAAATACGTTGGATACGGTTTAATCGATGCTTACAAAGCACTGACATATTAA
- a CDS encoding DUF3783 domain-containing protein codes for MERKEQKVVILHGFDKPEILKVMKLLKENFQGEDLIFASTTPTSLTWRVEDLINELKQEHEEFKRMRQIKQQEGKQGE; via the coding sequence ATGGAGAGAAAAGAACAGAAGGTAGTTATATTACACGGATTTGATAAACCTGAGATTCTCAAGGTGATGAAATTACTTAAGGAAAACTTTCAAGGCGAAGACTTGATATTCGCAAGTACCACTCCAACAAGCTTGACTTGGAGAGTTGAAGACCTAATCAATGAACTAAAGCAAGAACATGAAGAATTTAAAAGGATGAGACAGATAAAACAGCAAGAAGGAAAGCAAGGAGAATAA
- a CDS encoding glycosyltransferase family 2 protein translates to MKYIIFVTFVLISLSYIYYAKKRILHSKKSLSDVHHLTENPKISVIIPARNEEKNLSKLLPLVINQSLKPFEIIVVDDNSTDGTFSVARSFPEVTVIRLTEEPPKGWVGKSWAIWNGYLNSSGEYLLFLDADVEPSNELIQSLFLRQKEYGGLISVWPYQRFEKFYEHLTLPFNIMIVYASNNLGFPNKVPSGAFGPTIFTSRRDYEITGGHQAIKDSVLEDIKLGKLYINHGIKVTNFLGNHTIKFRMYPSGFKQLFEGFSKNMSPGATIGGLFSFLLSLIFMAGIYSSFTSVFTLDGVVRYLTVALIIYIMAKPTGDYKWFDALFYPLHYIFFLIVFFNSLYLTIFKKQVYWKGRKIDVS, encoded by the coding sequence TTGAAATATATTATTTTCGTCACTTTTGTTTTGATTTCTCTATCATATATATACTATGCAAAGAAAAGGATTTTGCATTCCAAGAAAAGTTTATCCGATGTGCATCATTTAACAGAGAATCCTAAAATTTCTGTAATAATACCTGCAAGAAATGAAGAAAAAAACCTTTCAAAACTTTTGCCGCTTGTTATAAACCAATCTTTGAAACCTTTCGAAATAATCGTTGTTGATGACAACTCCACTGATGGAACGTTTTCCGTTGCAAGAAGTTTTCCTGAGGTAACCGTTATAAGACTAACAGAAGAACCTCCAAAAGGTTGGGTCGGAAAATCGTGGGCTATATGGAACGGATATCTGAATTCTTCTGGAGAATACCTTCTTTTTCTTGATGCCGACGTCGAACCAAGCAATGAATTAATTCAGTCACTTTTTCTACGTCAAAAGGAATATGGTGGCTTAATATCAGTATGGCCATATCAACGTTTTGAAAAATTTTATGAGCACTTGACTTTGCCTTTTAACATAATGATTGTTTACGCAAGTAATAACTTGGGATTTCCAAATAAAGTACCTTCTGGCGCATTCGGTCCGACGATTTTTACATCAAGACGTGATTACGAAATCACGGGAGGGCATCAAGCAATAAAAGATAGTGTTTTAGAAGATATTAAGCTCGGTAAGTTATATATTAATCATGGTATCAAAGTTACAAACTTTCTTGGAAACCATACCATAAAGTTTAGAATGTATCCATCGGGATTTAAGCAACTTTTTGAAGGTTTTTCAAAGAACATGTCTCCTGGTGCTACAATTGGTGGACTTTTTTCGTTTCTTTTGTCACTTATCTTTATGGCTGGCATTTATTCATCGTTCACTTCAGTTTTTACCTTAGATGGAGTGGTGCGCTATTTAACGGTTGCTCTGATTATATACATTATGGCAAAACCAACAGGTGATTACAAATGGTTTGATGCGCTTTTTTACCCTTTGCATTATATCTTTTTCTTAATTGTGTTTTTTAATTCACTTTACTTAACAATATTCAAAAAGCAAGTATATTGGAAAGGGAGGAAAATAGATGTTAGTTGA
- a CDS encoding glycerol-3-phosphate acyltransferase, translated as MLVDSLIVYILIVALQFFSGSIMYSYIIAKLLNFDLRKVRDGNPGSSNLWRVAGWKWGFLALLLDYLKGTLPLAIFVGIYGHSLNKFVISIAALFGILGHAFSPMLKFKGGKAIATSFGAWSVLTKWEAPTSLGGVFTIFSIYRKISKKKSTTPEEDALRVLLGYFVLLIYVVWKVSQGALELVILYFGNVLVILYKHKNELSNLLHQYRTKRSERA; from the coding sequence ATGTTAGTTGATAGTTTGATTGTCTATATTTTGATTGTCGCACTCCAGTTTTTCTCTGGAAGTATTATGTATTCTTATATAATTGCTAAATTACTCAATTTCGATTTGAGAAAAGTAAGAGATGGCAATCCAGGCTCTTCTAATCTCTGGAGAGTAGCTGGTTGGAAGTGGGGATTTTTAGCGCTTTTACTCGATTATTTAAAAGGAACATTACCACTTGCGATATTTGTTGGTATTTATGGACATTCATTAAATAAATTTGTTATTTCGATAGCAGCACTTTTTGGTATTCTTGGTCATGCATTTTCTCCAATGCTGAAATTCAAAGGCGGAAAGGCAATAGCAACATCCTTCGGAGCATGGTCTGTTCTAACGAAATGGGAAGCACCAACCTCGCTTGGCGGTGTTTTTACGATTTTTTCGATATACCGAAAGATTTCAAAGAAGAAATCCACAACTCCAGAAGAAGATGCACTAAGAGTTCTTCTGGGGTATTTTGTTCTTTTAATTTACGTTGTATGGAAAGTTTCTCAAGGCGCTCTAGAGTTAGTTATTCTATACTTTGGAAATGTGTTGGTTATACTTTATAAACACAAAAACGAGTTGTCTAATTTATTGCATCAATACAGAACAAAAAGGAGTGAAAGGGCATGA